Part of the Desulfohalovibrio reitneri genome is shown below.
CCTCACCGCCCTGCCCGGCCCCCTGCGCTCCCTGCGCGTCGACTGGCTCACCGGACCCGGCTCGGACCACAACGTCATGCTGCTGTGCTTCATCATCGGCGCGGTCCACCTCACCCTGGCCCACCTCTGGAACCTGGTCCGCTTCTTCCCGGATCTGCGGTTCCTGGCCCAGCTGGGCTGGATCGCCACCACCTGGGCCATGTTCTTCGCCGCCCGGGCCATGGTCCTGCTCGAACCCTTCCCCCAGGCCATGCTCTGGGTCCTGGCAGCCGGCGTGGCCCTCATCGTCGTCTTCATGACCCCGCCCTCGCGCCTGAAAAGCGAGTGGTTCAACCACGTCATGTTCCCCCTCAACCTCATCGGCAACTTCGTGGACGTGGTCTCCTACGTGCGCCTCTTCGCCGTGGGCGCGGCCACCCTGGCCGTGGCCGCCGCCTTCAACAACATGGCCGTGGGCGACGGCGTCTCCGGCCCCCTCGGGGCCCTGCTGGCCGCCCTCATCCTCTTCCTGGGCCACAGCCTCAACATCCTGCTGGCCATGATGGGCGTGCTGGTCCACGGCGTGCGCCTCAACACCCTGGAATTCGCCAACCACCTGGGCCTGCAATGGAAGGGACGCAAATTCGACCCCTTCCGCGAACACAACAAGACAACCGATTGAGCCAACAAAGGAGACGGACATGGACATCCTCATGAGCGCCGCGCTGGGCAAGGCCGGAGCAGCCGCCGCACTGGGCTTCGCCGCCCTCGGCTCGGCCATCGGCATCGGCACCGCGGGCATGGCCGCCATCGGAGCCTGGAAAAAAGCCTACCTCCAGTCCAAGGCCGCGCCCTTCATCCTCATCGCCTTCATCGGCGCGCCCCTCTCCCAGACCATCTACGGCATGATCCTCATGAACGTCATGAACGGCATGGTCGATCAGGCCGTGGCCGCCTCCCAGGCCGGGGAAGCCGCCTTCATCAACTGGCCCGCCATGCTCATGGCCGGCATCGTGGGCGGCCTGGCCATGGGTGCCTCCTCAGCCTTCCAGGGCAAAGCCGGGGCCGCCGCCTCCGACGCCCTGGGCGAAACAGGCCAGGGCTTCGGCAACTACCTCATGACCCTCGGCGTCGTGGAAACCGTCGCCCTCTTCGTCATGGTCTTCATCCAGGCCGCGCTGTAGGCGGCGAGACAAATCTCGGCGCTTTGATGCCGGGTGGTACCCGGCACCAAAGCTGAAGATTTTGCCTTCGGCGACCAGGGGGCTGCGCGCCCCCTGGACCCTGCGGCAAAGTAGCTTTGCATGTGGTTTCGCGGGATGGCGCGCGGGTGGGTGACTGCGACGGGAGTACTTCGGCGAATGTGCTCAGGTGGCAGATATCCCGCAAGGAATTTTTCCACATCTTTTGCTCAGGTTGACTTGGTCTATAATGTCTAGCTACAATTTACCGAAACGAATCGGCAACCTTTTCGCAATCCATAACAAGCTGAAATTATGACAATTCAAGACTTCGTCCCCGAAGATATCCAAGCACTATATGAAGTACATGAATATCGTCACGCTGCAGCATTGTTAGCTTGCGACCTTCGTGATGAGTATGAAGAGTTATGCTCCGCTCTCATTCAATTCAGGATCAAGCCTAATGATGTTTTGCAAAGCGGTGGAAGCAAGAGCCAAATTCCTAAAAGGTTCGCTTCGCTCTTAGAAACACATAATGGATGGAAAGAAGACAAGCTCATAGCGCAACTCGTAGTTGATGGTGTCTCCGTTCAACATGACACCCACAAAGTTGATCATCTAAAAGGGCGCGTCGCCTGTGATATGGAATGGAATTCCAAGGATCAAAAATTTGACCGAGACTTATATGCTTTCAGGGCATTTCATGAGTATGGGCGAATAAGTGCCGCTGTCTTGATTACTCGTAGTGACAAGCTAAACCCGTGGTTTCGAGAATTAGGCATAATGAAAAAATATGGTGCAAGCACCACTCATATGTCAAAATTGCTTCCTCGCCTCCAAGCAGGTCGGAGTGGAGGATGTCCTGTTCTTGTTTTCGGACTCACACCTCAGCTTATCGAGGAAGCAGAATGAACGACATCAATCAAGCTTTACTTGAATTCACAGGTAACAGATATTTCCATACTGTATTAGCCGATCCCCCTTGGCAATTCACAAATAGAACGGGGAAAATGGCCCCAGAACACAAACGTTTATCTCGATATCCAACATTGGGTTTAAAAGATATTAAAGACTTACCTGTGCAATCTATAGTTTCAGAGCCCGCGCATTTATATCTGTGGGTGCCAAATGCTCTCTTGCCAGAAGGAATTGAAGTGCTCAGAGCATGGGGCTTCGAGTATAAAACAAATATTATTTGGTACAAAATCCGTAAAGATGGAGGCCCTGACGGGCGTGGAGTAGGCTTTTATTATCGCAATGTAACAGAAATGATCCTTTTTGGGGTTCGGGGCAAAAACGCTCGCACTCTTGACCCTGCAAGAAGTCAAGTCAATCTTATCGCTTCTCGCAAAAGAGAACATTCTCGTAAACCTGACGAGCAGTACGAACTCATTGAGTCGTGTAGCAGAGGACCTTTCTTGGAACTCTTCGCAAGGGGCCCCCGGTCTGGCTGGGCTTGTTGGGGGGACCAAGCAGAAGATTATAAACCTGACTGGCCTACTTATCCTTTCAACTCTACAAGTGATGAGGAATCCCACAGCCAGGGAAGTCCCGCTCTAGCTGGTTAATTTCCCATCTTCGCCTATCACTACCTAATTAGTCGGCCCTGAAAAACATCTATGACACTGAAAAGAATTAACAAAGTGTAGCATTCAATGTATCATTCTCGACCAGGAACTGTAGTGATTCTGCAAGAAACCGGTCGCGCCGTCACCGGTTCGGGAGTGATGATGAAGGCCAAGCCAGCCAAAAGCGATCAGGGCAATTTCCTCTACGAGGACCTCATCGATCAGCTCAATCCCAAGGACCCGCTGCTCAAGCTTGCAGCGAACATCCCCTGGGAAAGGTTCGAGCAGGAGTTTTCTAGCCTCTATAGTGAGTATGGTCGTCCAGCAAAGCCCATCAGACTCATGGTCGGGCTCATGATCCTCAAGCAGCTTGAAAATCTGAGCGACGAGCGTGTCATTGAGGCTTGGGTCCGGAACCCCTACTATCAGGCCTTCTGCGGTGAGACGCATTTCCGGTGGAGGCTTCCTTGTGACCCCACGGACTTGGTTTATTTCCGCAAACGCATCGGCGAGGGTGGGGCGCGTTTGATCTTCGAGGTCTCGGTGGGTCTGCACGGCGACGACGCCATGGAGCGGGAGATCGCCGTGGACACCACGGTCCAGGAGAAGAACATCACCTTCCCCACTGACGTGAAGCTTCTGACCAAGGTCATCAAGCGATGCAGGGCCATCGCCGAGTTCGAAGGAATCAGCTTGCGCCGCAGTTTCCGCCGTGAATTGCCAGGCCTCCTGCGCCAGCGATTCAAGAGTCGCAAGATCATCAAACGCATTCGGACCATGGCTGGCGTCCTGATCCGCGAACTTGAGCGCAAACTGCCCAGGGATTCGTTGGCCAGGCACAGGGAAGCTATGCAGCTCTTCCGCCGGGTCCATGACCAGAAACGTACCGACAAGAACAAGATCTACAGCCTGCACGAACCGGACGTGCTTTGCATCGGCAAGGGCAAAGAGCACAAAAAGTACGAGTTCGGACGCAAGGCCTCCATCGCCTGGACCAAGACCACCGGTGTGATCGTAGGAGCCATGTCCTTCAAGGAGAACGTTTTCGACGGTCACACCCTGCCGGATGTTCTGGAGCAAGTTTCGCAAATCACGGAATCCTGCCCCGAGGCGGCCATCTGTGACCGGGGTTACAGGGGGCGCAAAAAAGTCGGTGACACGAGCATTCTGATTCCGGGCCGGCCGAAGAAAAGCGACACGCCCTACCAGAGACGAAAGGCCAGGCAACGTTTTCGCAGACGCGCTGGCATCGAGCCGGTGATCGGACATCTCAAACACGACTTCCGCATGGCCAAAAACTTCCTGAAAGGGGCCCTCGGTGATGCGATCAACCTGCTGATGGCCGCAGCCGCGTTCAACTTCAAGAAGTGGATGCGGGGACTGAAGCACTTTTTGTCTCTTTTCGCCCCTTGGCTCTGCTTCGGAACCTGGAGTCGGGGCAGACTAAAGTACGCCTGATTCAATCTGAAAGGCCTTTTTCAGGACCGACTAATTAGCTGCGGGCATGAGGATCAGCCACATGCGACACACCGCCCTTCTCATCATCGACATGCAGCGTGATTTCGTCGTTCCCGGCGCGCCGTGCGCGGTGGGGGAGGCTGGGGTGGCCGTGGACGGGATTTCGCGGGCCCTTGCGGTGTTCCGGGGGCGGGGATGGCCCGTAGTGTACGTCACCCGCTCCTACCGCGCGGACGGTTCCAACGTGGAGTACACCCGCCGCGGTGGGTTCCTCTCCGGCGAGCGACAATGCTGCCTGGAAGGTTCCGAGGGCGCGCGCATTGTGGACGAGCTGCTGCCCCTGCCCGGCGAGACCGTCATCACCAAGCCCAGCTTCTCCGCCTTCTTCCACACCGAGTTGGACCTCATTCTCCGCAACCGCTCCATCACCGGCCTGGCCGTCACCGGTGTGAACACCGCCAACTGCGTCCGCGCCACTGTGTTCGACGCCGTGGGCCTCGGCTACCGCACCACCGTCATCAGCGACGCCACCGCCGCGGACACTGCCCAAATAACCCAGGACAACCTCCGCGACATGCGTGCCATCGGCGTGGACACACCGCCGTTGGATGAATTCGTGAAAGGGTAGCGGGGAAGATTTCGCCCTGCGGGCGACCAGGGCAGGAACGCGTTTCGCCTTCGGCGACCAGGGCCTGCGCGGCCCTGGACCCGCAGCAAAGTAACTTTGCATGTGTATTCGCGGGTTGGTGCGCGTCAGGGGAACATACGCGGGAGTACTCCGGCGAACCGGCGATTGTGGAACGCGTCCACCCGATAATAACCAGCCATGGCCGTCTGGCTTCAGATGCGTTGAACCCTGAATTGGGCTGTGGTCCCCCGGCTCCCACCTGCCTGTACCACGCCCCCGAGCGAAGCGAGCGGTAAGGAGTTTTGGAAAAGGAGGGAGAGGGGCTCGGGAGAGGGAGATATACTGCCCCCGCCAGCCACCATCCATTTCCCCTCTCCCTCTCCCTCTCCCCTCCTTCGCTCATCCCTCTTCCAGCATGATTCTTTCGCCCGGCCTGTTTTCATATTGGTTTGTTCGCGGTAATGTTGGGAGTGAGTCGTACAACCTTGGAGGTGGCCATGACTGATATTGCCGGTTTGCTTGGAGACGGGGCCAAGTCGCTGCTGGAGCACAAGTGCAACACGTTTCCCAAGAATGACATGCATTTGCCTGGCCCGGATTTCATCGAACGGGTCTGGTATCATTCGGACAGGTCGCCGCGCGTGCTGCGGTCTCTGCAGACTTTGTTCGGGCACGGCCGGTTGGCTGACACGGGGTATTTGTCGATTTTGCCAGTGGACCAGGGCATCGAGCACTCCGCCGCCTCGTCGTTCGCGCCGAATCCGGCCTTTTTCGATCCCGAGACCATCGTCAAGCTGGCCCTGGAGGGCGGCTGCAACGCGGTGGCTTCCACGCTGGGCGTGCTGGGCACGGTGGCGAGGAAGTACGCCCACCGGATTCCCTTCATCCTGAAGATCAACCACAACGAGATGCTGACCTACCCGGCCAAGCGGGACCAGATTCCCTTCGCCAGCGTGCGGCAAGCCTGGGACATGGGCTGCGTGGCCGTGGGCGCGACCATTTACTTCGGCCATCCCAACTCCAACCGGGAGCTGCAGGAGGTGGCCCAGGCCTTTGAGGAAGCGCACGAGCTGGGCATGGCCACGATTCTGTGGGCCTACACCCGCAACGACGCCTTCAAGAAGGAGGGGGTGGACTACCACACCTCGGCCGACCTCACGGGGCAGGCCAACCATCTGGCGTGCACCATCCACGCGGACATCATCAAGCAGAAGCAGGCCACCAACAACGGCGGCTACCGGGCGGTGGGCTTCGGCCACACCCATGACAAGGTGTATTCCGAGCTGACCACGGACCATCCCATCGACCTGACCCGCTACCAGGTGGCCAACTGCTACATGGGGCGTTGCGGGCTGATCAACTCCGGCGGCGGTTCCGGCGGGGCCAGCGACATGGCCCAGGCGGTGCGCACGGCGGTGATCAACAAGCGCGCGGGCGGCATGGGGCTGATTTCCGGCCGCAAGGCCTTCCAGCGGCCCATCGAGGAGGGCGTCAAGCTGCTGCACGCCATTCAGGACGTGTTCCTGGACGACGATGTGACCATCGCCTGACGCAGCCAAAGCGCGAATAAAGAAAACGGGCGCGCCCTCCCTGGGAGGACGCGCCCGTTTTTCGTGCGGAATACGATGCGCGGCTAGAGGAGGTCTTGCACTTCGGCGCGCAGGTCCTCGGGGACCTCGTAACCGCTTTCCTCGGCCTTGCGGACGTTTTCCGCGGCCTTTTCCTTGTCCCCGCGCTCCAGCCAGACCAGGGCCAGGTTGCCGTAGGCGGGGCCGAAGTGGGGTTCCAGGGCCAGGGCCTTGTTGGACCAGTTCTCGGCCGCGTCCAGCATGCCCTTCATGAAGTAGATGCCGCCCAGGTTGGCCATGGCCTGGACGTACTTGGGGTCGAGCTTGACCGCCTTCTTGAAGGCGGCGATGGCTTCGTCCGCCTCGCCGCGCTGCATGTGCACGAAGCCGATGTTGGCGTGGGGCACGGCGAAGAAGGGCCGGGCCTGGGCGGCCATCTGGTTGTAGCGCAGGCAGGTTTCCATGTCGCCGCGGTTCATGGCGATGCCGCCCAACTGCACGTAGGCTTCCACCAGCTTGGGTGCGTTGTCCACGGCCTGCAGCAGGGTTTCCTCGGCCTCGCGGAACATGCGCTTGGAGAGGTAGGCGGTGCCCAGGTTGTAAAGGGTGTTGGCGCAGGAGGGATTGTTCTTGAGCGCCTGCTTCTGTTCCTCGATGTATTCGTCGACGTTCTTGGCGGTGGTGCTGGACATGTTTTACTCCTCGGGGGTCTCGGGGCGGTCCATCTTTTCGGCGTACCAGCGGGCGAATTCGTACATGCCCTGGATGCGCTCGTCGCCGTTGATGAGTCCCAGAGCCAGTTCGTTGGCACCGCGCATGTACGGTTCCGGGAATTCCTTGTCCGGGTGGGCGCGGCGGAAGGCCTCCAGCAGTTGGGAGGCGGTCAGGCGGTTCTTGTCCTTACGGATATCGATGGGATCCTGGGGCTCCTGGAAGGGGTCCCAGTTCTCGTACCCTATTTTCTCGATCCAGCGGCGCCGCCGGGGGGCCATCTTTTCGTAGATGGCCCGCTTGAGGCGCTCGCGCTCCTCGGGGGAGACGTTCATTCCTCGCCGTCCTCCGGGCGGGCCGGGCCGCCGAATTCGATGATGGTGGGTTCGCCGGAGCAGCCGCCGGGTCCGGCCTTGTCGCAGCCTCCGCAATCGGAGGTGGAGCAGGAGGCGCACTCCTCGGCCGGGAAGTCCATGCGGCGGCCGGGCTGGAAGGCGTTGGGATCGGCCGGCCCCTCGCCAAAGGAC
Proteins encoded:
- a CDS encoding ATP synthase subunit K (produces ATP from ADP in the presence of a proton gradient across the membrane; the K subunit is a nonenzymatic component which binds the dimeric form by interacting with the G and E subunits), translating into MDILMSAALGKAGAAAALGFAALGSAIGIGTAGMAAIGAWKKAYLQSKAAPFILIAFIGAPLSQTIYGMILMNVMNGMVDQAVAASQAGEAAFINWPAMLMAGIVGGLAMGASSAFQGKAGAAASDALGETGQGFGNYLMTLGVVETVALFVMVFIQAAL
- a CDS encoding BglII/BstYI family type II restriction endonuclease, with translation MTIQDFVPEDIQALYEVHEYRHAAALLACDLRDEYEELCSALIQFRIKPNDVLQSGGSKSQIPKRFASLLETHNGWKEDKLIAQLVVDGVSVQHDTHKVDHLKGRVACDMEWNSKDQKFDRDLYAFRAFHEYGRISAAVLITRSDKLNPWFRELGIMKKYGASTTHMSKLLPRLQAGRSGGCPVLVFGLTPQLIEEAE
- a CDS encoding MT-A70 family methyltransferase, whose translation is MNDINQALLEFTGNRYFHTVLADPPWQFTNRTGKMAPEHKRLSRYPTLGLKDIKDLPVQSIVSEPAHLYLWVPNALLPEGIEVLRAWGFEYKTNIIWYKIRKDGGPDGRGVGFYYRNVTEMILFGVRGKNARTLDPARSQVNLIASRKREHSRKPDEQYELIESCSRGPFLELFARGPRSGWACWGDQAEDYKPDWPTYPFNSTSDEESHSQGSPALAG
- a CDS encoding IS5 family transposase encodes the protein MKAKPAKSDQGNFLYEDLIDQLNPKDPLLKLAANIPWERFEQEFSSLYSEYGRPAKPIRLMVGLMILKQLENLSDERVIEAWVRNPYYQAFCGETHFRWRLPCDPTDLVYFRKRIGEGGARLIFEVSVGLHGDDAMEREIAVDTTVQEKNITFPTDVKLLTKVIKRCRAIAEFEGISLRRSFRRELPGLLRQRFKSRKIIKRIRTMAGVLIRELERKLPRDSLARHREAMQLFRRVHDQKRTDKNKIYSLHEPDVLCIGKGKEHKKYEFGRKASIAWTKTTGVIVGAMSFKENVFDGHTLPDVLEQVSQITESCPEAAICDRGYRGRKKVGDTSILIPGRPKKSDTPYQRRKARQRFRRRAGIEPVIGHLKHDFRMAKNFLKGALGDAINLLMAAAAFNFKKWMRGLKHFLSLFAPWLCFGTWSRGRLKYA
- a CDS encoding cysteine hydrolase family protein, with protein sequence MRHTALLIIDMQRDFVVPGAPCAVGEAGVAVDGISRALAVFRGRGWPVVYVTRSYRADGSNVEYTRRGGFLSGERQCCLEGSEGARIVDELLPLPGETVITKPSFSAFFHTELDLILRNRSITGLAVTGVNTANCVRATVFDAVGLGYRTTVISDATAADTAQITQDNLRDMRAIGVDTPPLDEFVKG
- a CDS encoding class I fructose-bisphosphate aldolase translates to MTDIAGLLGDGAKSLLEHKCNTFPKNDMHLPGPDFIERVWYHSDRSPRVLRSLQTLFGHGRLADTGYLSILPVDQGIEHSAASSFAPNPAFFDPETIVKLALEGGCNAVASTLGVLGTVARKYAHRIPFILKINHNEMLTYPAKRDQIPFASVRQAWDMGCVAVGATIYFGHPNSNRELQEVAQAFEEAHELGMATILWAYTRNDAFKKEGVDYHTSADLTGQANHLACTIHADIIKQKQATNNGGYRAVGFGHTHDKVYSELTTDHPIDLTRYQVANCYMGRCGLINSGGGSGGASDMAQAVRTAVINKRAGGMGLISGRKAFQRPIEEGVKLLHAIQDVFLDDDVTIA
- a CDS encoding tetratricopeptide repeat protein — encoded protein: MSSTTAKNVDEYIEEQKQALKNNPSCANTLYNLGTAYLSKRMFREAEETLLQAVDNAPKLVEAYVQLGGIAMNRGDMETCLRYNQMAAQARPFFAVPHANIGFVHMQRGEADEAIAAFKKAVKLDPKYVQAMANLGGIYFMKGMLDAAENWSNKALALEPHFGPAYGNLALVWLERGDKEKAAENVRKAEESGYEVPEDLRAEVQDLL